The genomic DNA TTATAAAAAACAGTGATACGTTTTGTATCCTTATGAATATCTATTTTTAAAGCATTTCCTAGTTGTTCATCAAAATCATCTAAAGAAAATGTGGTGTCTTTACCATCTGCTTGCACACTTTCTATAGCTAAGAATTTTGAATCAAGGATAATTTGTGATGCCTTATTATTTTTAATTAAATAAGATGCTTTACCTTGTATTATTTCTTTATCAAAATCCACATTAATATCTAAATCCAGATGTGTTATGACAGCTTCATTGGGTTTAGAAAAAGAATGTGGTTCTTCAATATAGCCAGGTGTTGTTGTATTTTGCTTGTTAGAACAGCTTGATATTAAGAGTACTAAACACCCTAATTGTAATGCAATTTTTTTCATACTAAATTTTAGTGTTTTTAAACGATGGACGAAGTTAGTTGTTTTCTTTTAAAATGAATAATTAAAAGGTCGTGGAGAAAATTAGCTGTACATTTGCGCCTTAACCAAAGAGGTGGTGTTTAATTTGTAAATTGTCATCTCATTTTCCCAGTAAAAAGGGCTTACCAAACAATTTATATGTCATTTAACTCATTAGGCTTATCTCAGGCCTTACTAAAAGCTGTTAGCAAAAAAGGATACACAACACCATCGCCTATACAACAAAAAGCAATTCCACCTATTTTAGAAGGGAAGGATGTTTTAGCATCTGCACAAACCGGTACAGGGAAAACAGCTGGTTTTACGTTGCCACTTTTGCATTTTCTTTCTGAAAATCCTAAAGAAAAGTATAGACCAATACGTGCCTTAATATTAACACCAACTAGAGAGTTAGCAGCGCAGGTATATGATAACGTAAAGGAGTACAGCGAGTTTTTAAATCTAAGAAGTGCTGTTATATTTGGAGGGGTAAATCAGAAACCACAAGTAGCAAGGATTCGTCAGGGTATCGATATTTTAGTAGCTACACCTGGACGTTTATTAGATTTAGAAAACCAAGGACTATTATCTCTAAAAAGAATTGAAATGTTTGTTTTAGATGAAGCGGACCGCATGTTAGATATGGGGTTTTTACGCGATATTGAACGGGTGATAAAAATGATGCCAACCAGAAGGCAAAATTTGATGTTCTCGGCAACATTTTCAAAAGACATAAAGAAATTAGCACATGGTATTTTGCATAACCCGGTGCAGGTTGAAGCTACGCCAGAAAATACAACCGTTGAAGCCATAAGTCAGAAGGTTTATCGCGTTGCAAAAGGTTTAAAAACGGGTTTAATTATTAAATTGATTTCTGATGGCAACTGGAAACAAGTGCTTGTTTTTACGCGTACTAAACACGGTGCCAATAAGCTTTGTAAAAAGATGATAAGTTCTAATATTAGTGCAGCTGCTATACATGGTAACAAGAGTCAAGGTGCTAGAACAAAAGCTTTGGCAGGTTTTAAAAATGGAAGCATTCGTGTTTTAGTGGCCACGGATATTGCAGCCAGAGGTTTGGATATTCCTTTATTACCACATGTTATAAATTTTGAATTGCCTAATATTTCTGAAGATTATGTGCATAGAATAGGCAGAACGGGAAGAGCAGGAGCTAAAGGAGAAGCCTTATCTTTGGTTAGTGCAGATGAGACAACATATTTGAGAGACATAGAAAAGTTGATAGCGATGAAGCTTCCTGTAGAAATTATTGAGGGTTTTGAGCCTGATCCCAATGCTTCCACTGTTCCTGCAAAACAACAGCGTGGTGGTAGGAATAGGAATAAAGCTAGAAGTCATTCTAATTCTGGAAATTCAAAAGCAAGAGGACAAAGAAGTAATAATTCCAGTCGTCGCCCTAAGAAAAATAATGATAGAAGACGTTAAATATTATGCAGAACATTTTAAAGGATAAGATTATTGAGGTTTGTAATAAAAAAATAAAAAATAAGGGTACCAATGTAGGGGTCTCTTTTTATGCTTTTTTTGCAAATAAAAATGATAATCCGGAGCTGCTTATGGAAGCGGCAACTTGGTGGATTATGGAGCATAAGCTAGATCATTTTGAGAAAGCTGTGAAAATTAAAAGTTTAGTAGAGTAAATGTTATGGAAACACAGCCTAATAATCCATTACATGGTGTGAAATTAGAACAAATCATTAATGATTTGGTAGCACACTATGGTTGGGAATATATGGGATATACTATTAAGATTAGGTGTTTCACAGATAACCCTTCTGTAAAATCGAGTTTAAAGTTTTTACGTCGTACCCCTTGGGCACGAACTAAAGTAGAAGCTATGTATTTAAATATGTTGAAGCAGCGAAAGAAATCTTAAGTGAATTTTATATTAACGTTAGATATAACAATGAATATATTTAACTAAAAACCAACCATGCCAACACCAATAATGTATTAATAGATTTCCATGTAATTAGTGACTACTCTCTAATTTTTCTATTAATTCTTTAATTTCATGAATAGGCATTTTCGTTACGCATTCAATAAATGAGTCCTCGGCTCCGATAATTAAAGTCCCTTTTTTATCTTCCTCGTAACCAACTTGTTTTATTGAAAACTCAAGCGAACTTATTTCTTTAGTTTTTTTTCCATCCTTGAACCAACCGTAATTGGTTTCATAAGTTATTTTTTGTTCATTAAAATGAATTGTTTCATAACCATAAGTGTTCCACAAGGAAATTCGTAACATGTAAAAACCAATAAGACCAAATAGTCCTATCCAAATTAAAAAACCAATATGAAATCGATATCCTGTTGATATAAATGAAGCTATTCCTATTAATGGAGAAAAAAAGAAAAGAAAAGTAAACAAGAACATTATTGATCTTACAAAAACAGGTGATCTTTTAACTCTTAAAATCAATTGATTATTGCTTATTTCGTACGATTTCATTTTTCTTAAAAATTAAAGTTTTAATTCCCGCAATTGTTTCAATCCTTCATAAACGACAATACTTACTGCATTTGCAATATTTAAACTTCTAACATGTTCACTATATAAAGGTATTTTAAAAAGTTTATTTTGATTGGCTTGAATGAGAGGTTTTGACAAACCTACGGACTCTTTCCCGAAGATTAAAAACAGGTTATCTTCAAAAGGAATGTCCCAATGATTTTTATTTCCGTGACTAGAGAGAAAAACCATTTTTTGATTTTCATT from Flavivirga abyssicola includes the following:
- a CDS encoding DEAD/DEAH box helicase; translated protein: MSFNSLGLSQALLKAVSKKGYTTPSPIQQKAIPPILEGKDVLASAQTGTGKTAGFTLPLLHFLSENPKEKYRPIRALILTPTRELAAQVYDNVKEYSEFLNLRSAVIFGGVNQKPQVARIRQGIDILVATPGRLLDLENQGLLSLKRIEMFVLDEADRMLDMGFLRDIERVIKMMPTRRQNLMFSATFSKDIKKLAHGILHNPVQVEATPENTTVEAISQKVYRVAKGLKTGLIIKLISDGNWKQVLVFTRTKHGANKLCKKMISSNISAAAIHGNKSQGARTKALAGFKNGSIRVLVATDIAARGLDIPLLPHVINFELPNISEDYVHRIGRTGRAGAKGEALSLVSADETTYLRDIEKLIAMKLPVEIIEGFEPDPNASTVPAKQQRGGRNRNKARSHSNSGNSKARGQRSNNSSRRPKKNNDRRR
- a CDS encoding DUF6500 family protein: MQNILKDKIIEVCNKKIKNKGTNVGVSFYAFFANKNDNPELLMEAATWWIMEHKLDHFEKAVKIKSLVE
- a CDS encoding VF530 family protein; the encoded protein is METQPNNPLHGVKLEQIINDLVAHYGWEYMGYTIKIRCFTDNPSVKSSLKFLRRTPWARTKVEAMYLNMLKQRKKS
- a CDS encoding tRNA (cytidine(34)-2'-O)-methyltransferase → MALNIVLIEPEIPNNTGNIGRLALASGSHLHLVKPFGFEIDDTRLKRAGLDYWQHLSVTYYDNIDDFFLRNENQKMVFLSSHGNKNHWDIPFEDNLFLIFGKESVGLSKPLIQANQNKLFKIPLYSEHVRSLNIANAVSIVVYEGLKQLRELKL